From Pogoniulus pusillus isolate bPogPus1 unplaced genomic scaffold, bPogPus1.pri scaffold_128_arrow_ctg1, whole genome shotgun sequence, the proteins below share one genomic window:
- the LOC135173901 gene encoding uncharacterized protein LOC135173901 isoform X1, which translates to MREEQMLRNIPHETQVAKEAGSGAKKETFFTCFSCASSSVCLLRCFCLFLWQRSVCFFGWRADHPYYRRLECLQPAVFAARQTPGEDRGHAAVAPIVTPCDLSSCPGCLPVLGAGSEYVVRSAWGVPSFAVLTVGTPRAMEWAQAGDGLLQRSKRVLYEAKAAVMVEFIAYSVR; encoded by the exons atgcgggaggagcagatgctgaggaacaTCCCCCACGAGACgcaggtggccaaagaggctgggtcag GTGCCAAAAAGGAGACCTTCTTCACCTGCTTCTCCTGTGCAAgctcttctgtctgtctgctgagatgtttctgcctgtttctctggcagagaagtgtttgcttttttggcTGG CGAGCTGACCATCCGTACTACCgtcgccttgaatgcctccaaccagcagtgtttgctgccagacagacacctggagaagacagaggacatG ctgCGGTGGCTCCGATTGTTACGCCGTGTGATTTATCTTCCTGTCCTGGCTGTCTTcccgtgctgggtgctggcagtgaatACGTGGTGAGGAGTGCTTGGGGTGTGCCATCCTTTGCTGTTCTCACTGTGGGAACTCCAAGAGCCATGGAATGG gcacaggctggtgatGGACTTCTGCAACGAAGCAAGAGAGTCCTCTATGAGGCCAAGGCTGCTGTAATGGTAGAGTTCATTGCTTATTCAGTGAGGTGA
- the LOC135173901 gene encoding protein disulfide-isomerase TMX3-like isoform X4: MSYLWGCEMHELTIRTTVALNASNQQCLLPDRHLEKTEDMVKFMKDILDGAAEAQAGDGLLQRSKRVLYEAKAAVMVEFIAYSVR; the protein is encoded by the exons atGAGCTACCTGTGGGGGTGTGAAATGCA CGAGCTGACCATCCGTACTACCgtcgccttgaatgcctccaaccagcagtgtttgctgccagacagacacctggagaagacagaggacatGGTTAAGTTCATGAAGGATatcttggatggtgctgctgaa gcacaggctggtgatGGACTTCTGCAACGAAGCAAGAGAGTCCTCTATGAGGCCAAGGCTGCTGTAATGGTAGAGTTCATTGCTTATTCAGTGAGGTGA
- the LOC135173901 gene encoding protein disulfide-isomerase TMX3-like isoform X5, which yields MSYLWGELTIRTTVALNASNQQCLLPDRHLEKTEDMVKFMKDILDGAAEAQAGDGLLQRSKRVLYEAKAAVMVEFIAYSVR from the exons atGAGCTACCTGTGGGG CGAGCTGACCATCCGTACTACCgtcgccttgaatgcctccaaccagcagtgtttgctgccagacagacacctggagaagacagaggacatGGTTAAGTTCATGAAGGATatcttggatggtgctgctgaa gcacaggctggtgatGGACTTCTGCAACGAAGCAAGAGAGTCCTCTATGAGGCCAAGGCTGCTGTAATGGTAGAGTTCATTGCTTATTCAGTGAGGTGA
- the LOC135173901 gene encoding uncharacterized protein LOC135173901 isoform X3 has translation MREEQMLRNIPHETQVAKEAGSERHTTELPQRSSMKCMKDAGCTQYRQGTLECQKGDLLHLLLLCKLFCLSAEMFLPVSLAEKCLLFWLGTGW, from the exons atgcgggaggagcagatgctgaggaacaTCCCCCACGAGACgcaggtggccaaagaggctgggtcag AGAGGCATACAACTGAGCtccctcagagaagcagcatgaagtgcatgaaggatgctggctgcactcagtaCAGACAAGGCACATTGGA GTGCCAAAAAGGAGACCTTCTTCACCTGCTTCTCCTGTGCAAgctcttctgtctgtctgctgagatgtttctgcctgtttctctggcagagaagtgtttgcttttttggcTGG gcacaggctggtga